From a single Methanobrevibacter sp. genomic region:
- a CDS encoding EhbH, which produces MAAVFSVTLLDAVFHLSSMINAGVSNIYNALGTQIAPNMVTVVIFDFRAYDTLGESIILLTAGLVVLLIFGRGLLGDKQ; this is translated from the coding sequence ATGGCAGCAGTATTTTCTGTTACATTATTAGATGCTGTGTTCCATTTAAGCAGCATGATTAATGCAGGTGTAAGTAATATCTATAACGCTTTGGGAACTCAAATAGCTCCAAACATGGTAACTGTTGTCATTTTTGATTTCAGGGCTTACGATACATTAGGTGAATCAATTATATTGTTAACTGCTGGTTTAGTGGTTTTACTTATCTTTGGTAGAGGATTATTGGGGGATAAACAATGA
- a CDS encoding hydrogenase: MSLYDRIFDVVKQFRKLFSPGPVTNADVSGSITAEIFLIVSFILAIMLLRHVSVLLAGLIALIAAVILLVNIPLIPKFKLEQEDSLDKMLFYAIVTLAIIGAIMYWGGNLV; this comes from the coding sequence ATGAGCTTATACGACAGAATATTTGATGTTGTAAAACAATTCAGAAAATTGTTCTCACCGGGTCCGGTCACTAATGCGGATGTTTCCGGTAGTATCACAGCAGAAATCTTCTTGATTGTTTCATTTATATTGGCAATCATGTTGTTAAGACATGTAAGTGTGTTACTTGCAGGATTAATCGCTTTAATCGCTGCAGTGATTTTACTTGTTAATATTCCACTTATTCCAAAGTTCAAACTTGAACAAGAGGATTCTCTGGATAAAATGTTATTTTATGCAATAGTAACACTTGCAATTATAGGTGCAATCATGTATTGGGGTGGTAATCTTGTCTAG
- the ehbF gene encoding energy conserving hydrogenase EhbF has protein sequence MNELIPLMVIVPLMAALIISAFSKFNKATKIFAFVVAICLPLIPLLSNYGLHYFGGYEPILDNVTNVVYHPAITYSFTFLQQIFIAMVGLLTFLVVFVYLTKYKEVSGPYLFLLFLGTAAVTAMILTDDIFHMFVFFEILALAQVGIVAASSIEYSYEMALKYMILGSIGSPIMLLGIGFLLALTGSVNITDIVSAVHNGLVNVTSPVFLLSLGLIFFGWLYASGLPPFHTIKSGVYSKAEPHGAALLQSFTVISMISIVLIMYRIYSVLPIFEVLIVFFSVLAMILGVSLALTQTDFRRMIGFLAVGELGFIGLGIGLGTNYAITAGLFQALNEIIITALLFIGFGAIVEATNEVDTRKLGGLLAYHPKVSLMLLIGGLAMAGVPPLSGFQSKLMLVQASLNCGFPELSILAIMVSIATFVVFVKTFYTMFLKPKPADLDVENKEVPRAMIFAMGILLIIIVLLGLFPDPIVHGISSFVGGII, from the coding sequence ATGAATGAACTAATTCCACTTATGGTTATTGTTCCATTAATGGCAGCATTGATTATTAGTGCTTTTTCAAAATTCAATAAAGCTACTAAGATTTTTGCATTTGTCGTTGCAATATGTCTTCCTTTAATTCCATTGTTGTCAAATTACGGTCTTCATTACTTTGGAGGATATGAACCAATATTGGATAATGTGACAAATGTCGTATATCACCCTGCAATTACCTATTCATTTACATTCTTGCAACAAATATTCATTGCAATGGTTGGTCTTTTGACATTTTTAGTTGTATTTGTATATTTAACTAAATATAAAGAAGTTTCAGGGCCTTATTTGTTCTTGTTGTTCTTAGGTACAGCAGCAGTTACTGCAATGATTTTAACTGATGATATATTCCACATGTTTGTGTTCTTTGAAATATTGGCACTTGCACAAGTGGGTATAGTTGCAGCTTCATCAATTGAATACAGTTATGAAATGGCTTTAAAGTATATGATTTTAGGATCAATCGGAAGCCCTATAATGCTTTTAGGAATTGGATTCTTGCTAGCATTGACCGGTAGTGTAAATATAACTGATATTGTTTCTGCAGTCCACAATGGTTTAGTGAATGTAACATCTCCGGTATTTTTATTATCACTCGGATTAATCTTCTTTGGTTGGTTATATGCATCAGGTTTACCACCATTTCATACTATAAAATCTGGAGTTTATTCAAAAGCAGAACCTCATGGAGCAGCTTTACTTCAATCATTTACAGTTATTTCCATGATTTCAATCGTATTAATCATGTACAGAATCTACTCTGTATTACCAATATTTGAAGTTCTCATAGTGTTCTTCTCTGTCTTAGCTATGATTTTGGGTGTTTCACTCGCATTAACCCAGACTGACTTCAGAAGAATGATTGGATTCTTGGCTGTTGGAGAATTAGGTTTCATCGGTTTAGGTATTGGTCTTGGAACTAATTATGCAATTACTGCAGGTCTTTTCCAAGCATTAAATGAAATCATTATTACAGCATTGTTATTCATTGGATTCGGTGCAATCGTTGAAGCAACAAATGAAGTTGACACACGTAAACTTGGTGGTCTTTTAGCATACCATCCAAAAGTAAGTCTCATGCTTTTAATTGGTGGTTTGGCAATGGCTGGTGTTCCACCATTAAGCGGATTCCAATCTAAATTAATGCTTGTTCAAGCTTCATTAAATTGCGGATTCCCAGAATTATCCATTTTAGCTATTATGGTGAGTATCGCTACATTTGTAGTGTTCGTAAAAACATTCTACACAATGTTCTTAAAACCAAAACCAGCGGATTTAGATGTTGAAAACAAAGAGGTTCCTCGCGCTATGATATTTGCTATGGGAATATTATTAATAATAATCGTGCTCTTAGGTTTATTCCCAGATCCTATCGTACACGGAATTTCTAGCTTTGTAGGAGGAATAATATGA
- a CDS encoding cation:proton antiporter subunit C, which produces MAQTQLAILLTSVALVIVGLYSAIFIDNIIKKIIGISFIEEGVNLFIVAIGYKAGGVVPILMPGMDTSWFASNAAYPLPFGLVLTSIVIGASTLAVMLALVMVLYRRYGTLSTSVMLADTSKQEEYNE; this is translated from the coding sequence ATGGCACAGACTCAACTTGCGATATTATTGACTTCAGTTGCATTAGTCATTGTTGGACTTTATTCTGCAATTTTTATTGATAATATCATAAAAAAGATAATTGGTATTAGTTTCATTGAAGAAGGAGTTAATCTATTCATTGTGGCTATTGGTTATAAGGCAGGAGGTGTTGTACCTATCTTAATGCCAGGTATGGACACTTCATGGTTTGCATCAAACGCAGCATACCCATTGCCTTTTGGTTTAGTGCTTACCAGTATCGTAATCGGTGCAAGTACTCTTGCTGTAATGCTTGCATTGGTAATGGTTCTCTACAGAAGGTATGGTACCTTAAGTACAAGTGTAATGTTGGCAGATACATCAAAACAGGAGGAATACAATGAATGA
- a CDS encoding DUF4040 domain-containing protein, protein MSKMIEFVLCLITVLSAILALIQKDLLKAAILTGFSGGALAVLFQILLAPDVALTQAIVGAAIVPVFIALAVKKTQRVDN, encoded by the coding sequence ATGAGTAAGATGATCGAATTTGTATTGTGTTTAATAACAGTTTTAAGTGCCATTCTTGCTCTTATCCAAAAAGACTTATTAAAAGCAGCAATTTTGACAGGATTTTCAGGTGGGGCTCTTGCAGTGCTTTTCCAAATCTTATTGGCACCTGATGTTGCTTTAACTCAAGCTATTGTGGGTGCTGCAATCGTACCTGTATTTATTGCTTTGGCTGTTAAAAAAACTCAGAGGGTGGATAACTAA
- a CDS encoding cation:proton antiporter: MIEYIQSALLIIAAILIIISAIGLLSLGKGTKNVVYARIHIVGVFDIACVIAMIAIGQYLLAGIYFILAPFIAHAVGNAYWNKEDRENNLDLQNVEVDVGEDHPFLHPKEKMQALESENSEKLKVDERFSVTTLEINEDE, from the coding sequence ATGATAGAATATATTCAATCAGCTCTTCTTATCATAGCAGCTATTTTAATCATAATTTCCGCAATAGGCCTTCTTAGTTTAGGTAAAGGTACAAAGAATGTTGTTTATGCAAGAATTCATATTGTAGGTGTTTTCGATATTGCATGCGTAATTGCAATGATTGCAATTGGACAATATTTGCTTGCTGGAATCTACTTTATTCTAGCACCGTTCATAGCACACGCAGTCGGTAATGCTTATTGGAACAAAGAAGATAGAGAAAATAATTTAGATTTACAAAATGTTGAAGTAGATGTAGGTGAAGACCATCCATTTTTACATCCTAAAGAAAAAATGCAAGCTTTAGAAAGTGAAAATTCAGAAAAACTCAAAGTAGATGAAAGGTTTTCAGTAACTACATTGGAGATTAATGAGGATGAGTAA
- a CDS encoding monovalent cation/H+ antiporter subunit E, giving the protein MFLTRIGYGIIYFLDLIYEIIKSTFDVAFNGIMRRNIDPVVFDIETVLERPVSQTILANSISLTPGTLSVELDSENNIIKVATISPRKKEDVIPFEPYIKKMLE; this is encoded by the coding sequence ATGTTTTTGACTAGAATTGGTTATGGAATTATTTATTTCTTAGACCTTATTTATGAAATCATTAAATCAACATTTGATGTTGCATTTAATGGTATTATGAGAAGAAATATTGATCCTGTTGTCTTTGACATTGAAACTGTTTTAGAAAGGCCAGTTTCACAGACAATATTAGCAAATAGTATTTCTTTAACTCCGGGTACTTTGTCTGTTGAGTTGGACAGTGAAAATAACATTATCAAAGTAGCTACTATTTCTCCAAGAAAAAAAGAGGATGTTATTCCTTTTGAACCGTATATAAAGAAAATGTTGGAGTAA
- a CDS encoding arsenic resistance protein, which produces MNLVEKIEPIIIFSAVLIGLLLSNINIIAQNTGNLINLFLCLMIYGLFLEVNLNELKNSFKNVKFTLTSLAINFIWTPLFGYFMGSLFLKGNVDILIGFFMLILTPCTDWYLVFTKLAKGDLNLSLSILPLNLILQILLLPIYLVIFFSSGNSMDYMQIIYSILIVIVIPFVGAQITKFLLNETIKEKVTGTISSLEIWFLSIAVFCIFSSQGSLLFDNLNSVISIFIPLIIFFIANTIIDLLLSEKINFTYSEYASLTMTTLARNSPLALAIAINSFPNHELIAIALVIGPLIELPVLYIVSKFCLWIKNQDFSLFVTTISNT; this is translated from the coding sequence ATGAATTTAGTCGAAAAAATAGAACCAATAATTATATTTTCTGCAGTTTTGATAGGCCTTCTTTTAAGCAACATCAACATAATAGCTCAGAATACAGGAAATTTGATAAACCTATTTTTATGTTTAATGATTTACGGATTATTCCTGGAAGTCAATCTCAATGAATTAAAAAACAGTTTTAAAAATGTTAAATTCACATTAACCAGCCTAGCAATAAATTTCATATGGACACCACTATTCGGATATTTCATGGGATCACTATTTTTAAAAGGAAATGTGGACATACTAATTGGTTTTTTCATGCTGATTCTAACCCCATGTACCGATTGGTATCTAGTATTTACAAAACTTGCAAAAGGAGATTTGAATTTAAGTTTATCCATCCTTCCACTAAATTTAATTTTACAGATATTACTTCTTCCAATTTATTTAGTGATTTTCTTTTCAAGTGGAAATTCAATGGATTATATGCAAATCATCTATTCAATATTAATTGTAATTGTAATTCCTTTTGTTGGAGCACAGATTACCAAATTCCTTTTAAATGAAACAATAAAAGAAAAAGTGACAGGTACCATTTCATCTTTGGAGATTTGGTTTTTATCAATAGCTGTCTTTTGTATATTTTCAAGTCAAGGAAGTCTTTTGTTTGATAATTTAAACTCAGTAATTTCTATATTCATACCATTGATTATATTTTTTATTGCAAATACAATAATAGACCTGTTACTGTCTGAAAAAATAAATTTTACATATTCAGAGTATGCCAGCCTGACAATGACAACACTTGCTCGCAATTCCCCACTGGCACTGGCTATTGCAATAAATTCATTCCCAAACCATGAATTAATAGCAATTGCTCTTGTAATTGGACCATTAATAGAATTACCAGTTTTATATATTGTCTCCAAATTCTGTTTATGGATTAAAAATCAGGACTTTTCTTTGTTTGTAACTACAATTTCTAATACTTGA
- a CDS encoding metal-dependent hydrolase, with protein sequence MSSYKGHSIFALLLACMFFHSPLLIALTLIGANIPDFDHKFKKENVYRMIILGLIMFISLYILKLPYYIGLIVVFLGVTFYFSEHRSFTHSLFGVLTLTAAVSLILIWSLQLITVVSMLNDHYLILAILIALLGFLFLNKKLLMIFLPIFFISLFVVKTGDFSYIEIVLSLLLGVFSHIVIDSFTPSGIKLFAPLSSKKVYKNFGLMVVFALAVLSMLYHAPVLFKLFEMYIKY encoded by the coding sequence TTGTCGTCTTATAAAGGACATTCCATATTTGCATTGTTACTTGCGTGCATGTTTTTTCACAGTCCTCTGTTAATTGCTTTAACGTTAATTGGTGCAAATATTCCGGATTTTGATCATAAGTTCAAAAAGGAGAATGTTTATAGGATGATTATATTGGGATTAATAATGTTCATATCATTGTATATACTTAAATTACCTTATTATATTGGTTTGATTGTAGTATTCTTAGGTGTAACATTTTATTTTTCTGAACACCGTAGTTTCACTCATTCGCTTTTTGGGGTATTAACATTAACTGCTGCAGTTAGTTTGATATTGATTTGGTCACTACAACTGATTACGGTAGTTTCAATGTTAAATGATCATTATTTGATTTTGGCAATATTGATTGCTTTATTGGGCTTTTTGTTTTTGAATAAAAAGTTATTGATGATTTTTTTACCAATATTTTTCATTAGTTTGTTTGTAGTTAAAACAGGGGACTTTTCCTATATCGAAATAGTTTTAAGTTTACTTTTGGGGGTATTTTCTCATATTGTCATTGATTCATTTACTCCATCAGGAATTAAACTATTTGCTCCGTTATCTTCAAAAAAAGTTTATAAAAATTTTGGGTTGATGGTGGTTTTCGCATTGGCGGTATTGTCAATGTTGTATCATGCTCCTGTCTTGTTCAAATTGTTTGAAATGTATATCAAGTATTAG
- a CDS encoding succinylglutamate desuccinylase/aspartoacylase family protein: MHLEKLDQFGNLEMSYISDFSGGYISKNEHILKYLDLTPLNQFILEKSVYGTPIFKVGGGGKKIMIVSGIHGNELPPQIANLYMINELLNKDLNNTVYLIPFAAPKSSMDNERTLNSLDLNRAAHIKNSVSNLIMQAIEELGVTAVGDFHSTSFNSNPGCESVFSSKSPTPESFLMANYISRDVGSEMLSFDFAGSMYKGALEDVCNLNGIPSITCEVLSPFGSVGKGTVETSFRQMKSFLSYFGI, translated from the coding sequence ATGCATTTAGAAAAGCTAGATCAGTTTGGAAATTTGGAAATGAGTTATATTTCAGATTTTTCCGGAGGATACATTTCAAAAAATGAACATATTTTGAAATATTTGGATTTGACTCCTCTCAATCAGTTTATTTTAGAAAAATCTGTTTATGGTACTCCAATTTTCAAAGTCGGTGGGGGTGGAAAGAAAATAATGATTGTTTCAGGTATTCATGGAAACGAATTACCTCCTCAAATAGCTAATTTATACATGATAAATGAATTATTAAATAAAGATTTGAATAATACTGTCTATTTAATTCCATTTGCAGCCCCAAAATCTTCCATGGATAATGAGAGAACATTGAATTCTCTAGATTTAAATAGGGCGGCCCATATTAAAAATTCAGTCAGTAATTTGATTATGCAGGCTATTGAAGAACTTGGAGTTACTGCTGTGGGTGATTTCCATTCAACTTCTTTTAATTCAAACCCTGGTTGTGAGTCAGTATTTTCATCAAAATCCCCAACTCCTGAAAGTTTTCTCATGGCAAATTATATTTCAAGGGATGTTGGTTCTGAAATGCTTTCTTTTGACTTTGCAGGGTCTATGTATAAAGGAGCCCTTGAAGATGTCTGTAATCTGAATGGTATTCCATCAATCACTTGTGAAGTGTTATCTCCATTTGGTAGTGTTGGCAAAGGCACTGTCGAAACATCTTTCCGTCAAATGAAAAGTTTTTTATCTTATTTTGGAATTTAA
- a CDS encoding IGHMBP2 family helicase, with protein MKKYIKRLIRLVNYERDAEIDLMTQEISTMSGKKREELGRAINKVKGKFIGKELGLQIVQFGRSDRIETEISVGDMVLISTEDPLKSDLTGTVTEKGSRFIKVAFDKRIPRWALRKKVRIDLYANDVTFKRMEDNLRHLSLRGKDALEYILTDRDPRKNRHIPYIDYIDDSLNPSQKSAIENALSCENFFLIHGPFGTGKTRTLVELISQETRQNHKVLATAESNAAVDNILERLMENKKLNLTRLGHPQRVSDHNITQTLAYKVEKHELNSRIKKIHKKIDKLIEKRNSFTRPTPQLRRGYGNYDILHNASKGKGGRGVSPEKMKSMAQWIECNQEIDELHDDIKRVENKMIRDIIEISDVILATNSSAALDSIAKTKFDVAIIDEASQATIPSILIPIAKARRFILAGDHKQLPPTIISAKAGDLEKTLFEELIKIYPSKSQLLNVQYRMNKLLMKFPNKEFYNNGLKSDASVDEIKIDDLLNSNNHEEALLFINTSNVDNNREAHLKDSKSIMNQLESEIAVRIAKDYLDAGISEEDIGIISPYADQVKVIQEKTPVEVKTVDGFQGREKEIIIISTVRSNDDGNIGFLKDLRRLNVAITRAKRKLIIVGNKETLKNSPTYTRLIEFVENENLLVDI; from the coding sequence TTGAAGAAATACATTAAAAGATTAATCAGACTTGTCAATTATGAAAGAGATGCTGAAATAGATTTGATGACACAAGAAATCAGCACAATGTCTGGTAAAAAACGAGAAGAGTTAGGAAGAGCAATAAATAAAGTTAAAGGAAAGTTTATTGGTAAAGAATTAGGATTACAGATTGTCCAATTTGGAAGATCAGACAGAATTGAAACTGAAATTTCTGTTGGAGATATGGTTTTAATAAGTACAGAAGACCCCCTCAAAAGTGATTTGACAGGAACAGTTACCGAAAAAGGGTCAAGATTCATCAAAGTTGCATTTGACAAAAGAATTCCAAGATGGGCTTTAAGAAAGAAAGTCCGCATTGACCTATATGCAAATGATGTAACTTTTAAGAGAATGGAAGATAACTTAAGACATTTAAGCTTAAGAGGAAAAGATGCACTTGAGTACATCCTAACAGACAGAGACCCTAGAAAAAACAGACACATCCCCTATATTGACTACATTGATGATTCACTTAACCCATCACAGAAATCAGCAATCGAAAATGCACTTTCATGTGAAAATTTCTTTTTGATACATGGACCATTTGGAACCGGGAAAACAAGAACTCTCGTTGAATTAATATCACAAGAGACAAGACAAAATCACAAGGTGCTTGCTACAGCCGAAAGTAATGCTGCAGTTGACAATATCCTTGAAAGATTGATGGAAAATAAAAAATTGAATCTTACAAGACTTGGACATCCTCAAAGGGTATCAGATCACAATATCACACAAACATTAGCATACAAGGTTGAAAAGCACGAATTGAATTCAAGAATCAAGAAAATCCACAAGAAGATTGACAAATTAATAGAAAAAAGAAATTCATTCACAAGGCCAACTCCACAATTGCGCAGAGGATATGGAAACTATGACATATTGCACAATGCATCAAAAGGAAAAGGAGGACGTGGAGTCAGTCCTGAAAAAATGAAATCAATGGCACAGTGGATTGAATGCAATCAGGAAATCGATGAACTTCATGATGACATAAAAAGAGTAGAAAACAAAATGATTAGGGACATCATTGAAATAAGTGATGTTATTCTTGCAACAAATTCATCAGCAGCCCTTGATTCAATAGCAAAAACAAAATTCGATGTTGCAATCATAGATGAAGCTTCACAGGCAACAATACCAAGCATATTGATTCCAATTGCAAAAGCTCGCAGATTCATACTTGCAGGAGACCACAAACAACTCCCACCAACAATAATAAGTGCAAAGGCAGGAGATTTAGAAAAAACATTGTTTGAAGAGTTGATTAAAATTTACCCTTCCAAATCACAGCTGTTGAATGTTCAGTATAGAATGAACAAATTGCTTATGAAATTCCCAAACAAGGAATTCTACAATAATGGATTGAAAAGTGATGCAAGTGTTGATGAAATAAAAATTGATGATTTGCTAAATTCAAACAATCATGAGGAAGCATTGCTTTTTATCAACACATCAAATGTAGATAACAACAGAGAAGCACATCTAAAAGATTCAAAATCCATAATGAACCAATTGGAATCAGAAATAGCTGTCAGAATTGCTAAAGACTACCTGGATGCTGGAATCAGTGAAGAAGATATTGGAATAATCAGCCCATATGCAGACCAGGTAAAAGTGATACAGGAAAAAACTCCTGTTGAAGTTAAAACCGTTGACGGATTTCAGGGAAGAGAAAAAGAGATTATTATTATATCAACAGTCAGAAGTAATGATGATGGTAACATAGGATTTTTAAAGGATTTAAGACGTTTGAATGTTGCAATAACAAGAGCTAAAAGAAAATTGATAATAGTTGGAAATAAAGAAACCCTAAAGAATAGTCCAACATACACAAGGCTTATTGAATTTGTTGAAAATGAGAACTTACTAGTTGACATCTAG
- a CDS encoding argininosuccinate synthase has product MTEKVVLAFSGGLDTSVCVKLLEEKYDVEVITACVDVGQGDEEMEKAKTMASKIGGLKHYNIDAKEEFANEYITRGIKANAEYEGYPLSTALARPLIAEKIIEVAEKEGATAIAHGCTGKGNDQFRFEAVILAMSDLDIIAPIREMNLTRTEEKAYAESKGIELSYDKIYSIDENLWGRAIEGDVLEDPANEPPEDIYEWTKSWEAANDEPEKVSIEFEEGVPVAINGEMMPLIDLIKKANEIAGNNGLGRVDSIENRMIGIKSREVYETPGAKLLIAAHKALEELVLTTDELRFAGYMSTLYSDLIYRALWQEPLREDIDQAIDKMQERVSGEVVMKLFKGSIQPIVRKSPFSLHSVEQITFEDKETDQREVEGMIKYHGLQAANYQKLNR; this is encoded by the coding sequence ATGACTGAAAAAGTTGTTTTAGCATTCAGTGGAGGATTAGACACCTCCGTATGTGTTAAATTATTAGAAGAAAAATACGATGTAGAAGTAATTACTGCATGTGTAGATGTTGGTCAAGGCGACGAAGAAATGGAAAAAGCAAAAACCATGGCATCCAAAATTGGTGGATTAAAACACTACAATATCGATGCTAAAGAAGAATTTGCTAACGAATACATCACACGCGGAATTAAAGCAAATGCAGAATACGAAGGATACCCATTAAGTACAGCACTTGCAAGACCATTAATTGCAGAAAAAATCATTGAAGTTGCTGAAAAAGAAGGAGCAACAGCTATCGCACACGGTTGTACTGGTAAAGGAAATGACCAATTCAGATTTGAAGCAGTCATTCTTGCAATGTCCGATTTAGATATCATTGCACCTATCAGAGAAATGAATTTAACCAGAACTGAAGAAAAAGCATATGCTGAATCAAAAGGTATCGAATTAAGTTACGATAAAATTTACAGTATTGATGAAAACCTCTGGGGAAGAGCAATTGAAGGTGACGTATTAGAAGACCCTGCAAACGAACCTCCAGAAGACATTTACGAATGGACCAAATCCTGGGAAGCTGCTAACGATGAACCAGAAAAAGTATCCATTGAATTTGAAGAAGGTGTTCCAGTAGCTATAAACGGTGAAATGATGCCTTTAATCGACCTCATCAAAAAAGCAAATGAAATTGCAGGAAACAACGGTCTTGGTAGAGTAGATTCAATCGAAAACAGAATGATTGGAATCAAAAGTAGAGAAGTATACGAAACTCCTGGTGCAAAATTGTTAATTGCAGCTCACAAAGCATTAGAAGAATTAGTTTTAACTACTGATGAATTAAGATTTGCTGGATACATGTCAACCCTTTACTCTGATTTAATCTACAGAGCTTTATGGCAAGAACCTTTAAGAGAAGACATTGACCAAGCTATTGATAAAATGCAAGAAAGAGTAAGCGGAGAAGTCGTAATGAAATTATTCAAAGGTTCAATCCAACCAATCGTCAGAAAATCTCCATTCAGCTTACACAGTGTTGAACAAATTACTTTTGAAGACAAAGAAACCGATCAAAGAGAAGTTGAAGGTATGATCAAGTACCACGGTCTTCAAGCAGCAAATTATCAAAAATTAAACAGATAG
- a CDS encoding NAD-dependent protein deacylase, translating into MSKINLLQEIIDTSNNIVFFGGAGVSTESGIPDFRSENGIFESLRKYGDRPENLVSHSYYLDHTEEFFNYYKDNLVFDEAMPNPAHTALAKLEKAGKLRAVITQNIDGLHQKAGSKNVMELHGSIHRNYCQICGKQYGLNHILESDGIPRCECGGVVKPDVVLYEEPLNNTIMNFSIDYISRAETLIIGGTSLVVYPAAGLINYFNGKNLVLINKSETPYDNLASLVINDAIGEVFSQIKI; encoded by the coding sequence ATGTCTAAAATTAATCTATTGCAAGAAATCATTGACACATCAAACAATATCGTGTTTTTTGGAGGAGCAGGCGTGTCAACAGAAAGTGGAATTCCAGATTTTAGATCTGAAAATGGAATTTTCGAAAGTTTAAGAAAATATGGAGACAGACCGGAAAATCTTGTATCCCACAGCTATTATTTAGACCATACAGAAGAATTTTTCAATTATTATAAAGACAATCTTGTTTTTGATGAAGCAATGCCCAATCCAGCACATACTGCACTTGCAAAATTAGAAAAAGCAGGAAAATTAAGAGCCGTCATTACACAGAATATTGATGGACTTCACCAAAAGGCAGGAAGCAAAAATGTCATGGAACTCCATGGAAGTATCCACAGAAACTATTGTCAGATATGTGGAAAACAATATGGATTGAACCACATTCTAGAAAGTGATGGGATTCCAAGATGTGAATGTGGAGGAGTCGTAAAACCAGATGTCGTTTTATATGAAGAACCTCTAAACAATACAATCATGAATTTTTCCATCGACTACATCTCAAGAGCGGAAACATTAATTATTGGTGGTACTTCACTTGTCGTTTATCCCGCTGCAGGACTTATAAACTATTTTAATGGCAAAAATCTTGTTTTAATCAATAAAAGCGAAACACCTTACGACAATCTTGCTTCACTCGTCATCAATGACGCTATCGGAGAGGTTTTCAGTCAAATCAAAATCTAG
- the sfsA gene encoding DNA/RNA nuclease SfsA, which translates to MDYVKGIFKNRPNRFIAEVEVDGNLEIAHVPNTGRCKELLVDDAIVWLKPSDNPKRKTKFSLYFVENKNVLVSLYSQQANSIVYDAIVDGKIKELVGYSTHQREKTVDNSRIDIYLADENEECYVEVKGVTLIVDGEARFPDAPTERGAKHLKELIKLKNEGNRCAVFFLIQHPAGKFFRPNWENDPVFSKTLNEAHANGVEVLVYRCDNQLDGITLIPESLDFDLTENLSDSVIDDE; encoded by the coding sequence ATGGATTATGTTAAGGGAATTTTCAAAAACCGTCCAAACAGGTTCATAGCGGAAGTTGAAGTTGATGGCAATTTGGAAATAGCTCATGTGCCGAATACTGGCAGATGCAAGGAGCTTCTTGTTGACGATGCTATTGTTTGGCTTAAACCGTCTGATAATCCAAAAAGAAAAACCAAGTTTTCACTTTACTTCGTTGAAAATAAAAATGTCTTGGTATCACTTTACTCTCAACAAGCTAATTCTATTGTATATGATGCGATTGTTGATGGCAAGATTAAAGAACTTGTCGGCTATTCTACACATCAAAGAGAAAAAACAGTTGACAATTCAAGAATAGATATATATCTTGCAGATGAAAATGAGGAATGTTATGTTGAAGTGAAAGGTGTGACATTGATTGTAGATGGAGAAGCCAGATTTCCTGATGCACCAACAGAAAGAGGTGCAAAACACCTGAAAGAATTGATAAAACTTAAAAATGAAGGAAATCGCTGTGCTGTTTTTTTCCTGATTCAGCATCCTGCAGGTAAATTCTTTAGACCAAACTGGGAAAATGATCCAGTATTTTCAAAAACACTAAATGAAGCACATGCTAATGGTGTTGAAGTTCTTGTTTATAGGTGTGATAATCAATTGGATGGTATAACATTGATACCGGAATCCCTAGATTTTGATTTGACTGAAAACCTCTCCGATAGCGTCATTGATGACGAGTGA